Sequence from the Candidatus Binatota bacterium genome:
AAGCGTCGGTACAGCCGGCTCTCGAGCATGGAGCCCAACACTCCCGAGGCTCGCGGATCGTCCATGGCACCAAGGGTCTTTATGGCCTCCATACGATCGCTGTAGCTCGACGAAGCCAGGCCAGCGGCCGCGGCGTCAAAAGACACGGCTTCGGAAGGAGCAGCCTGCAAGGGTGCCGCCACTGCCAGCAACAGCAGGAGGGCAGAAGCTGGGCGCGAGAAGTAGTTGTAGAAGTGTCTCATCCTCCCAGCTCGCCCGGTGATTTCCTGAACGCCGGTCAATGCACCGGCCTGGAATGTCACCCGGGGAGACGGCGCTTGCCGCCTCCCCGGGCTTTGTTTCTGCAGCCCCCCCCCACGGGGGAGGCATAGTTGAATCGAGCTTCTAGTTGAACTTGGGCTTCGCGCAGTTGCCGCAGACCCAGGGATACGACCAGTCGGCAGTAAGCTTAGCGCTTTCAGGAATGAAAGGGCTCCAGGCGTCGGCCTTGATCGTCTCGTCGGTCTGCCACACGATGTCGAACTGCCCGTCGGAAGTGATCTCGCCTATCATCACCGGCTTGGACAAGTGGTGGTTGGTGTTCATCACCACGTCGTAGCCGCTGAGCGAACGTACTTCCTGCCCGTACATGGCCTGCCTGACCGCGTCGACATCGGTCGAGCCAGCCTGGCGAACCGCCTGCGCCCACATCTTGAAGCCTATGTAGTGGGCCTCCATGGGGTCGTTAGTCACGCGCTTGTCGTTCTTGATGAACTTCTGCCAACTCTTGATGAAAGACTCGTTCTCGGCAGAATCCACCGACATGAAGTAGTTCCACGAGGCCAGGTGTCCCACGAGGTTGCTCGTGTCTATGCCCGACAGCTCCTCTTCGCCCACCGAGAAGGCAATGACCGGAATGTCCTCGGCCGAGATGCCCTGGTTGGCCAGCTCCTTGTAGAAGGGAACGTTGGCGTCACCGTTGATGGTGGACACCACCGCGGTGCGCTTGCCCTCGTTGGCAAACTTTTTCACGCGGCTGACGATGGTCTGCCAGTCCGAGTGACCAAACGGCGTGTACTCTTCCAAGATGTCGGACTCCTTGACGCCCTTCTTGCGCAGGAACGCACGCAGGATCTTGTTGGTGGTGCGGGGGTACACGTAGTCGGTCCCCAGCAGTACCCAACGCTCGGCCTCGCCGCCTTCTTCGCCCATCAGGTATTCCACCGCGGGGATGGCCTGCTGGTTGGGCGCCGCGCCGGTGTAG
This genomic interval carries:
- the urtA gene encoding urea ABC transporter substrate-binding protein: MFSYKKVALLAAGALICVGVAAGSAQAKKDTIKVGVLHSLSGTMAISEVTLKDTVLMMIDDLNRNGGLLGREVEAVVVDPASDWPLFAEKARELVEQKKVDVVFGCWTSVSRKSVLPVFEELNGLLFYPVQYEGEESSRNVFYTGAAPNQQAIPAVEYLMGEEGGEAERWVLLGTDYVYPRTTNKILRAFLRKKGVKESDILEEYTPFGHSDWQTIVSRVKKFANEGKRTAVVSTINGDANVPFYKELANQGISAEDIPVIAFSVGEEELSGIDTSNLVGHLASWNYFMSVDSAENESFIKSWQKFIKNDKRVTNDPMEAHYIGFKMWAQAVRQAGSTDVDAVRQAMYGQEVRSLSGYDVVMNTNHHLSKPVMIGEITSDGQFDIVWQTDETIKADAWSPFIPESAKLTADWSYPWVCGNCAKPKFN